The following are encoded in a window of Labrus bergylta chromosome 16, fLabBer1.1, whole genome shotgun sequence genomic DNA:
- the zgc:55558 gene encoding GTPase KRas: MTEYKLVVVGAGGVGKSALTIQLIQNHFVDEYDPTIEDSYRKQVVIDGETCLLDILDTAGQEEYSAMRDQYMRTGEGFLCVFAINNTKSFEDVHLYREQINRVKDSDSVPMVLVGNKSDLGTRTVETRQAQELARSYGVPFVETSAKTRQGVEEAFYSLVREIRRYKETNRSNKKSKKNTQRRCNIL, translated from the exons ATGACCGAGTACAAGCTGGTGGTGGTCGGGGCAGGAGGCGTGGGGAAGAGTGCTCTCACCATCCAGCTCATCCAGAATCACTTTGTAGACGAGTATGATCCAACCATcgag GACTCGTACAGAAAGCAGGTGGTGATCGATGGAGAGACCTGTCTGCTGGACATCCTGGACACTGCGGGTCAGGAGGAGTACAGCGCCATGCGGGACCAGTACATGAGGACGGGGGAGGGCTTCCTCTGCGTGTTTGCCATCAACAACACCAAGTCGTTTGAGGACGTTCACCTGTACAG AGAGCAGATCAACCGGGTGAAGGACAGCGACAGCGTTCCCATGGTGCTGGTGGGGAATAAGAGCGACCTCGGTACTCGCACGGTGGAGACGCGGCAGGCCCAGGAGCTGGCACGAAGCTACGGAGTGCCGTTTGTCGAGACCTCTGCCAAAACCAGACAG GGGGTGGAGGAGGCGTTCTATTCGCTCGTACGGGAGATCAGAAGATATAAAGAGACCAACCGCAGCAACAAGAAGAGCAAGAAGAACACTCAGAGACGCTGCAATATACTATag
- the slc17a7a gene encoding solute carrier family 17 member 7a: protein MEIRPDRFKAAAAKTLGKINRLIDKRQANGETIELSAEGRPELVEEKEMPVVDCTCFGLPRRYIIAILSGLGFCISFGIRCNLGVAIVSMVNDHTVYRGNKEVLVAAQFTWDPETVGMIHGSFFWGYIVTQIPGGFICQKFAANRVFGFAIVATSTLNMLIPSAARCHYSCVILVRICQGLVEGVSYPACHGIWAKWAPPLERSRLATTAFCGSYAGAVVAMPLAGILVQYTGWPSVFYVYGSFGIFWYLFWILVSYESPAAHPTITPEERKYIEDAIGESAGFLNPLQKFKTPWKHFFTSMPVYAIIVANFCRSWTFYLLLISQPAYFEEVFGFEISKVGMVSALPHLVMTIIVPIGGQLADYLRTHNLMSTTNVRKMMNCGGFGMEATLLLVVGYSHSKGMAISFLVLAVGFSGFAISGFNVNHLDIAPRYASILMGISNGVGTLSGMVCPLIVGAMTKHKTREEWQGVFLIASVVHYGGVIFYGLFASGEKQPWADIEDTSEEKCGIIDEDELANETEEIYRGGGQYGAMSQPVVGSNGGGGAGGGGGGGGGGGGAGAGWVSDWDKSEEYVQPPGYNSYMYGGGEERELT from the exons ATGGAGATCCGACCAGACAGGTTTAAGGCGGCCGCTGCCAAAACTCTGGGGAAAATTAACAG GCTGATCGACAAGCGACAGGCAAATGGAGAAACCATCGAGTTATCGGCAGAGGGCCGTCCTGAGctggtggaggagaaggagatgcCGGTGGTGGACTGCACCTGCTTCGGCCTGCCGAGGCGGTACATCATTGCCATCCTGTCCGGCCTGGGGTTCTGTATCTCTTTTGGCATCCGGTGCAACCTGGGTGTGGCCATCGTGAGCATGGTAAACGACCACACGGTCTACAGAGGCAACAAGGAAGTGCTTGTG GCAGCACAGTTCACCTGGGACCCCGAGACAGTGGGGATGATCCACGGCTCCTTCTTCTGGGGTTACATCGTCACACAGATCCCAGGCGGCTTTATATGTCAAAAATTTGCAGCCAACAG AGTTTTTGGCTTTGCCATAGTGGCCACATCCACCCTCAACATGCTGATCCCGTCTGCTGCTCGCTGCCACTACAGCTGCGTCATACTGGTCAGGATATGCCAGGGCCTTGTTGAG GGTGTATCGTACCCAGCCTGCCACGGGATCTGGGCCAAATGGGCGCCTCCTCTGGAGAGGAGTCGATTAGCCACAACAGCCTTTTGTG GATCCTATGCGGGGGCAGTGGTGGCCATGCCTCTAGCTGGGATACTGGTGCAATACACGGGGTGGCCTTCAGTATTTTATGTCTATG GCAGCTTTGGGATATTCTGGTACTTGTTTTGGATCCTGGTGTCTTATGAGAGTCCCGCAGCCCATCCCACGATCACACCAGAGGAGAGAAAGTACATTGAAGATGCGATCGGAGAATCTGCAGGGTTTCTAAATCCTCTCCAA AAATTTAAAACTCCATGGAAACACTTCTTCACCTCCATGCCGGTCTACGCCATCATCGTGGCCAActtctgcaggagctggaccTTCTACCTGCTGCTCATCAGCCAGCCGGCATACTTTGAGGAAGTCTTTGGATTTGAGATCAGCAAG GTGGGGATGGTGTCAGCTTTGCCTCACCTGGTGATGACCATCATCGTGCCTATCGGGGGCCAGTTGGCTGACTATCTGAGGACCCATAACCTGATGAGCACCACCAACGTCAGGAAAATGATGAACTGTGGAG gtTTCGGGATGGAGGCCACGCTCCTGCTGGTGGTGGGATACTCGCACTCTAAAGGCATGGCCATTTCCTTCCTGGTCCTCGCTGTGGGCTTCAGTGGGTTCGCTATCTCAG GGTTTAATGTCAACCACTTGGATATCGCCCCTCGATACGCCAGCATCCTGATGGGCATCTCAAACGGGGTGGGGACGTTATCTGGAATGGTTTGTCCCCTCATAGTGGGAGCCATGACCAAACACAag aCACGTGAGGAGTGGCAGGGCGTCTTCCTCATAGCGTCTGTCGTTCACTACGGAGGAGTCATTTTTTACG GACTCTTTGCGTCAGGAGAGAAGCAGCCGTGGGCCGACATAGAGGACACCAGCGAGGAGAAGTGCGGCATCATCGACGAGGACGAGCTGGCCAATGAGACAGAGGAGATCTACCGCGGTGGCGGACAGTACGGGGCCATGAGCCAACCGGTTGTCGGCTCAAacggaggaggaggtgcaggaggaggcggaggaggaggaggaggaggaggaggggccggCGCTGGATGGGTGTCGGACTGGGATAAGTCTGAGGAGTACGTTCAACCACCTGGATACAACTCCTACATGTacggaggaggagaggagagggagctgACATAG